One genomic region from Gemmobacter aquarius encodes:
- a CDS encoding DUF3772 domain-containing protein, with amino-acid sequence MTPMRALRPRLVAALVVAMVALGLALPAGAQTVSNSQTAADAQNRPSIVAQKAPSGLVVQKGAGASRSLDYTAWETAADRAETTLADASVTETALGELRGQMVDWRAAFLVSQNSNATRIATLREQIAALGPVPAEGETEAEEIAQRRVALSDQLIKLQAPGIAAEEAYRRADGLIGEIDRIRRERQADQLLQLWPAPINPANWPAALVELRDTAMAFYTESAFRWRKGEASRQLFDNLPLILVMLASGVGLLWRGRMLVARLGLAFPERQTARARRVVALAVSVGQVLAPVVGIMALAHAVRLTGLTGALGGAVLDALPFATFTLLAAHWLGAMVFPADDRAETLFTLPPERRAEGRFLTTALGAVLGLEALREVIVAQRGTEQAATAVLTFPVLVAVAVLLLRLGQLMGRSARADGADDGGYAGRVLALIARGAMLVGIVGPLLAAVGYIAAAGALLFPAAQSLGLVGLLFGLQRLVADLYGLVTKSDAADQDGLLPVLIGFCMAVASLPLFALIWGAQLADITELWQRFLEGFQLGQTRVSPTDFLLFLVIFVCGYTVTRLVQGALKGTVLPRTSLDQGGQNAVVAGLGYVGIILSALLAINFAGIDLSGLAIVAGALSVGIGFGLQNIVSNFVSGIILLIERPVSEGDWIEVGTVQGIVKSISVRSTRIQTFDRSDVIVPNTDLVAGRVTNWTRFSLSGRLVVPLTVAHGEDSRKVEKVLKEIAEAQPLVLLNPAPVVALMGFNNDGQLYEIRMILRDVNFSVNVRSEVNHQIRERFVAEGIHLRPAPAAAVPLEVILHEAAQDGGREVSRADVPAPAVAKRRRGAESTDALPDADGGATL; translated from the coding sequence ATGACGCCGATGCGCGCCTTGCGGCCAAGGCTGGTTGCGGCGCTTGTCGTGGCGATGGTGGCGCTTGGGCTGGCCTTGCCTGCGGGGGCGCAGACGGTTTCCAACAGCCAGACGGCTGCGGACGCGCAGAACAGGCCCAGCATCGTGGCGCAAAAGGCGCCGAGCGGGCTTGTGGTGCAAAAAGGCGCGGGTGCGTCGCGCAGCCTTGACTACACCGCATGGGAGACGGCGGCGGACCGGGCCGAGACGACGCTGGCCGATGCATCGGTGACCGAAACCGCGCTGGGCGAATTGCGCGGGCAGATGGTCGACTGGCGGGCGGCGTTTCTTGTGTCGCAGAACTCGAACGCGACGCGGATCGCCACCTTGCGCGAGCAGATCGCGGCACTGGGGCCGGTGCCTGCCGAGGGCGAGACCGAGGCCGAGGAGATCGCGCAGCGGCGGGTGGCGCTGAGCGACCAGTTGATCAAGCTGCAAGCGCCGGGAATCGCGGCGGAAGAGGCATACCGCCGCGCCGACGGGCTGATCGGCGAGATCGACCGCATCCGGCGCGAGCGGCAGGCGGACCAGTTGCTGCAACTGTGGCCCGCGCCGATCAATCCGGCGAACTGGCCTGCAGCATTGGTCGAATTGCGCGATACGGCGATGGCTTTCTATACCGAAAGCGCATTCCGCTGGCGCAAGGGCGAGGCGAGCCGACAGTTGTTCGACAATCTGCCGCTGATCCTTGTGATGCTGGCAAGCGGGGTCGGGCTTTTGTGGCGCGGGCGCATGCTGGTGGCGCGGCTGGGCCTTGCCTTTCCCGAACGGCAAACGGCGCGGGCGCGGCGGGTGGTGGCCTTGGCGGTGTCGGTCGGGCAGGTGCTGGCGCCGGTCGTGGGCATCATGGCGCTGGCCCATGCGGTGCGGCTGACCGGACTGACCGGTGCGCTGGGCGGCGCGGTGCTGGATGCGCTGCCCTTTGCCACATTCACGCTGCTCGCTGCCCATTGGCTGGGTGCGATGGTCTTTCCCGCCGATGACAGGGCCGAGACGCTGTTCACCCTGCCGCCCGAACGGCGGGCCGAGGGGCGCTTTCTGACCACGGCACTGGGGGCGGTTCTGGGGCTGGAGGCGCTGCGCGAGGTGATCGTGGCGCAGCGCGGCACCGAACAGGCGGCGACGGCGGTCCTGACCTTTCCGGTGCTGGTGGCGGTGGCCGTGTTGTTGCTGCGGCTGGGGCAACTGATGGGCCGCAGCGCGCGGGCGGATGGTGCAGATGACGGCGGCTATGCGGGGCGGGTGCTGGCGCTGATCGCACGCGGAGCGATGCTGGTGGGGATCGTCGGGCCGCTGCTGGCGGCGGTGGGCTATATCGCGGCGGCGGGGGCGCTGCTGTTTCCGGCGGCGCAGTCGCTGGGTCTGGTTGGGTTGCTCTTTGGCTTGCAGCGGCTGGTGGCCGATCTTTACGGGTTGGTGACGAAAAGCGATGCCGCCGATCAGGACGGGTTGTTGCCGGTCTTGATCGGGTTTTGCATGGCGGTGGCATCCTTGCCGCTGTTCGCGCTGATCTGGGGCGCGCAGCTTGCCGATATAACCGAGCTTTGGCAGCGCTTCCTCGAAGGGTTCCAGCTTGGCCAGACGCGGGTTTCGCCTACGGATTTCCTGCTGTTTCTGGTGATCTTCGTCTGCGGCTACACGGTCACGCGGCTGGTGCAGGGGGCGCTGAAGGGCACAGTGCTGCCGCGCACGTCGCTTGATCAGGGCGGGCAGAACGCGGTTGTGGCGGGGCTGGGCTATGTCGGCATCATCCTGTCGGCGCTTTTGGCGATCAACTTTGCGGGGATCGACCTGTCTGGTCTGGCCATCGTCGCGGGGGCCTTGTCGGTCGGTATCGGTTTTGGTCTGCAAAACATCGTGTCGAATTTCGTGTCAGGCATCATCCTGCTGATCGAGCGTCCGGTGAGCGAGGGCGACTGGATCGAGGTCGGCACGGTGCAGGGGATCGTCAAGTCGATCTCGGTGCGGTCAACCCGCATCCAGACATTCGACCGCTCGGACGTGATCGTGCCGAACACCGATCTGGTGGCGGGGCGGGTGACGAACTGGACACGGTTCAGCCTGTCGGGGCGGCTGGTGGTGCCGCTGACGGTGGCGCATGGCGAGGACAGCCGCAAGGTCGAGAAGGTGCTGAAAGAGATTGCCGAGGCGCAGCCGCTGGTGCTGTTGAACCCCGCGCCCGTGGTGGCGTTGATGGGGTTTAACAACGACGGGCAACTGTATGAAATCCGTATGATTTTGCGGGATGTGAATTTTTCGGTCAATGTGCGGAGCGAGGTGAACCACCAGATCCGCGAGCGTTTCGTGGCCGAGGGGATCCACTTGCGTCCGGCCCCCGCGGCTGCCGTCCCGCTTGAGGTGATCCTGCACGAGGCGGCGCAGGATGGCGGGCGTGAGGTTTCGCGGGCGGATGTGCCGGCCCCTGCCGTGGCAAAGCGCCGCCGTGGCGCGGAATCGACCGACGCCCTGCCCGATGCGGATGGCGGGGCGACATTGTGA
- a CDS encoding alanyl-tRNA editing protein translates to MTELLFRADAYLREGDAVVVGHTAEGGILLDRTVFYPTGGGQPGDSGWLAWGGATVPIATAVKAEGGQVALVMAEPMALPPVGTVVTQRLDWERRHRHMRVHTALHLLSVVVPLPVTGGQIGAERGRLDFDMPDPPEDVAAIEEKLNALIALDLTVSDEWITDAELAANPGLVKTMSVAPPTGQGRVRLVRIGTSGHQVDLQPCGGTHVARTAEIGHVSIGKIEKKGRQNRRVSISLTD, encoded by the coding sequence GTGACCGAATTGCTGTTCCGTGCCGATGCCTATCTGCGCGAAGGGGATGCCGTGGTGGTGGGCCACACCGCCGAAGGGGGCATCTTGCTCGACCGGACGGTGTTTTACCCCACGGGGGGCGGGCAACCCGGTGACAGCGGCTGGCTGGCATGGGGCGGGGCCACCGTGCCGATCGCCACGGCGGTCAAGGCCGAGGGCGGGCAGGTGGCGCTGGTGATGGCCGAGCCGATGGCGCTGCCGCCGGTGGGAACGGTGGTGACCCAGCGGCTCGACTGGGAGCGGCGGCACCGGCACATGCGGGTGCATACCGCGCTGCATCTTCTGTCGGTGGTGGTGCCGCTGCCGGTCACCGGCGGGCAGATCGGGGCCGAACGCGGGCGGCTGGATTTCGACATGCCCGACCCGCCCGAGGACGTGGCCGCGATCGAGGAAAAGCTGAACGCGCTGATCGCGCTTGACCTGACGGTAAGCGACGAATGGATCACCGATGCCGAGCTGGCCGCCAATCCGGGGCTGGTCAAGACCATGTCGGTAGCACCTCCGACCGGGCAGGGGCGGGTGCGGCTTGTCAGGATCGGGACTTCGGGGCATCAGGTCGATCTGCAACCCTGCGGCGGCACCCATGTGGCCCGTACCGCCGAGATCGGCCATGTCAGCATCGGCAAGATCGAGAAGAAAGGCCGCCAGAACCGCCGCGTGTCGATCAGCTTGACGGACTGA
- a CDS encoding cysteine synthase A encodes MRTYNDLAETIGNTPLLKLKRASEITGCTILGKCEFLNPGQSVKDRAALYIIKDAVAKGLLKPGGTIVEGTAGNTGIGLALVGASMGFKTVIVIPETQSQEKKDMLRLAGAELVQVPAAPYKNPNNYVRYSGRLAEALARTEPNGAIWANQFDNIANRQSHIETTAPEIWEQTGGKVDGFICAVGSGGTLAGVGLALQPKGVKIGLADPEGAALHAFYTTGVLESPGTSITEGIGQGRITANLEGFKPDFSYRISDGEALPLVFEMLEDEGICLGGSSGINIAGAIRMAKDMGPGHTIVTILCDYGNRYQSKLYNPTFLKEKGLPVPEWLDRAPRAIPTVFEDA; translated from the coding sequence ATGCGCACGTATAACGATCTGGCCGAGACCATCGGCAACACGCCGCTTCTGAAGCTGAAGCGGGCGAGCGAGATCACGGGCTGCACGATTTTGGGGAAATGCGAGTTTCTGAACCCCGGCCAGTCGGTCAAGGACCGCGCGGCGCTTTACATCATCAAGGATGCGGTGGCGAAGGGCCTGCTGAAACCGGGCGGGACCATCGTCGAGGGGACGGCGGGCAATACCGGTATCGGGCTGGCGCTGGTCGGTGCGTCGATGGGGTTCAAGACGGTGATCGTGATCCCCGAGACGCAATCTCAGGAAAAGAAGGACATGCTGCGCTTGGCGGGGGCCGAATTGGTGCAGGTTCCGGCGGCTCCTTACAAGAACCCCAATAACTACGTGCGCTATTCGGGGCGTCTGGCCGAGGCTTTGGCGCGGACCGAACCCAATGGCGCGATCTGGGCCAACCAGTTCGACAATATCGCCAACCGCCAGTCGCATATCGAGACGACAGCGCCCGAAATCTGGGAGCAGACCGGCGGCAAGGTCGACGGGTTCATCTGTGCCGTGGGTTCGGGGGGCACGCTTGCCGGGGTGGGGCTGGCCTTGCAGCCCAAGGGCGTGAAGATCGGTCTGGCCGATCCCGAGGGGGCTGCGCTGCATGCGTTCTACACGACCGGGGTGCTGGAAAGCCCCGGCACGTCGATCACCGAAGGGATCGGGCAGGGGCGGATCACGGCGAACCTCGAAGGGTTCAAGCCCGATTTCAGCTACCGGATTTCGGACGGCGAGGCGCTGCCTTTGGTGTTCGAGATGCTGGAGGACGAGGGGATTTGTCTGGGCGGATCGTCGGGGATCAACATTGCCGGTGCGATCCGCATGGCCAAGGATATGGGGCCGGGCCATACCATCGTGACGATCCTGTGCGATTACGGCAACCGCTACCAGTCGAAGCTGTATAACCCCACGTTCCTGAAGGAAAAGGGGCTGCCCGTGCCGGAATGGCTGGACCGTGCGCCCCGTGCCATCCCGACGGTGTTCGAGGACGCATGA